In one Lentimicrobium sp. L6 genomic region, the following are encoded:
- a CDS encoding phenylacetate--CoA ligase family protein: MKTYPLKTIIAQAKMLSPFYRDLYKNLKDDGFWTLKDLPLTKQKPFWQANQIKDNQLLTGKLHDGIVFKSGGTTGAPKFSAYTKMEWETMTTSFGQYFGSNGLKTGDRVANLFYVGELYSSFIFLSDTIERCPVEVTIFPISGAAPAEFIINTMKDFDINVILCVPTTIMALADHIKANHIEGIKLDTIYFGGETMYEDQRFYLKEVFPGVEIRSVGYASVDAGLLGFADDSCAFNEHRQFDDYNIIEIIDEDTGQPIDEVGKHGKVYSTNLSRLLMPIIRYPVGDNGFWVEEKGSVNRKYKILGRSEEGARIGPVTFYVEDFQHILSQFESEFSVSNSQMLIEHFDHKDCLTLKIAVHEKPNDIHLMNEAIIQMVYKERHMFEEEIAKRKIQPIKIEWLDSDQLEINKRTGKLIQIIDKRFK, from the coding sequence ATGAAAACTTACCCCCTAAAAACGATCATTGCACAAGCCAAAATGCTATCTCCATTTTATAGAGATTTATATAAAAATCTTAAAGACGATGGATTTTGGACATTGAAAGATTTACCTTTAACAAAGCAAAAGCCCTTTTGGCAAGCCAATCAAATAAAAGACAATCAACTCCTTACTGGTAAACTCCACGATGGAATCGTGTTTAAGAGTGGAGGAACCACTGGAGCCCCTAAGTTTTCAGCCTATACTAAAATGGAATGGGAAACCATGACCACTTCTTTTGGTCAGTATTTTGGTTCAAATGGTTTGAAAACAGGCGATAGAGTAGCAAACCTATTTTATGTAGGAGAGTTATACTCTAGTTTTATTTTCTTGAGCGATACTATAGAAAGGTGCCCTGTGGAGGTGACTATTTTTCCCATTTCTGGTGCAGCGCCAGCAGAATTCATTATCAATACCATGAAAGACTTTGATATTAATGTAATTCTTTGTGTTCCTACTACTATCATGGCCTTGGCCGATCATATTAAAGCCAATCATATAGAGGGTATAAAGCTGGACACCATATATTTTGGTGGAGAAACCATGTATGAGGATCAAAGATTTTATTTGAAGGAAGTTTTTCCAGGAGTAGAGATTCGTTCTGTTGGCTATGCTAGTGTAGATGCTGGCTTATTAGGTTTTGCTGATGATAGCTGTGCCTTTAATGAACACCGTCAATTTGATGATTATAATATTATCGAGATTATTGATGAGGACACTGGGCAGCCTATTGATGAAGTTGGGAAACATGGTAAAGTTTATAGTACTAATCTTAGTCGTTTGCTCATGCCTATTATCAGATATCCAGTTGGTGATAATGGCTTTTGGGTGGAAGAAAAGGGTAGTGTAAACAGAAAGTATAAAATTCTAGGACGTTCAGAAGAAGGAGCGAGAATAGGCCCTGTCACTTTTTATGTGGAGGATTTTCAGCATATCTTAAGTCAATTCGAAAGTGAGTTCTCTGTTTCTAATTCGCAAATGCTAATAGAACATTTCGATCACAAAGATTGCTTGACGCTAAAAATAGCCGTTCATGAAAAACCTAATGATATTCACCTGATGAATGAGGCTATCATACAAATGGTTTACAAGGAACGTCATATGTTTGAAGAGGAAATTGCTAAGAGAAAAATACAACCTATCAAGATAGAGTGGCTGGATTCAGATCAATTAGAAATCAATAAGCGAACTGGGAAGCTCATCCAGATTATTGACAAGCGATTCAAGTAG
- a CDS encoding acyl-protein synthase — MSENNKELKVPDHSALSKVQDLCDIPQPYLQSEEMDTLFLDAMKQSVEWHKSRNPFYDKLLKLNQIQSEDLKNLEDLQKLPYIHANFFKTHEVPTVSKEDVAITLTSSGTTGQKSQMFFDDWSINSGRRMVDFVYDYYGWNTPETKTNYIVSNYEPEPDSTRGTTNTSKFLTHYAPANDMFYLLRSNGRGGHEFDAFGAIEKLKKYEKEGLPVRVVGFPSFFYFVIKQMMDLGMPPLKLNPKSLVFTAGGWKGYADQQISKADFAALVEQQLGIPESQCRDGYGSVEHSVPYIECPKHHLHVPIWSRAFIRDTKTHEVIGYNKPGFLCFVTPYITSVPAISVMMGDLAMLHPSDECSCGIETPFIEILGRAGVSKNKSCAVSASELLKKESV; from the coding sequence ATGAGTGAAAATAATAAAGAATTAAAAGTGCCAGATCATTCTGCCTTATCAAAAGTGCAAGACTTATGCGATATTCCTCAACCTTATTTGCAGTCTGAGGAAATGGATACTCTGTTCCTAGATGCTATGAAACAAAGTGTAGAATGGCATAAAAGTAGAAATCCTTTCTATGACAAATTATTAAAATTAAATCAGATTCAATCTGAGGATTTAAAGAATCTTGAGGATTTACAAAAGCTTCCCTATATCCATGCTAATTTCTTTAAAACGCATGAAGTACCAACGGTTTCTAAAGAAGATGTTGCCATAACATTAACCTCCTCAGGGACCACTGGACAAAAAAGTCAGATGTTTTTCGATGATTGGTCCATCAATTCTGGACGGAGGATGGTAGATTTCGTTTATGATTATTATGGTTGGAATACTCCTGAAACTAAAACCAATTATATAGTTTCCAATTATGAGCCAGAACCAGATTCTACTCGTGGAACCACAAATACAAGTAAATTCTTAACCCATTATGCTCCTGCTAATGATATGTTTTATTTGCTTCGTTCCAATGGGCGAGGAGGTCATGAATTTGATGCCTTTGGAGCCATTGAAAAATTAAAGAAGTACGAGAAAGAAGGATTACCTGTTAGAGTGGTCGGATTTCCATCTTTCTTTTATTTTGTGATTAAGCAAATGATGGATTTAGGAATGCCTCCTCTAAAACTCAATCCAAAGTCATTGGTTTTTACCGCCGGTGGATGGAAAGGATATGCCGACCAGCAAATATCTAAAGCTGATTTTGCAGCATTAGTAGAACAGCAATTAGGAATTCCTGAGAGTCAATGCCGCGATGGATATGGTTCTGTTGAGCACTCAGTGCCTTATATCGAATGCCCAAAGCATCATCTGCATGTTCCAATATGGTCAAGAGCCTTTATTAGGGATACTAAAACGCATGAGGTTATCGGTTATAATAAACCTGGGTTTTTATGTTTCGTGACTCCTTATATCACATCTGTGCCTGCCATTAGTGTAATGATGGGTGATTTAGCTATGTTGCATCCAAGTGATGAATGTAGCTGTGGTATTGAAACTCCTTTTATTGAAATACTCGGTAGAGCAGGTGTTTCAAAGAATAAAAGTTGTGCAGTATCAGCATCAGAGTTATTAAAAAAGGAAAGTGTTTAA
- a CDS encoding heavy-metal-associated domain-containing protein: MKNIISVLALTLLVLMMISPADINAQKPSSKTIITDSLFVRGVCNSCKERIENAALIKGVKKVSWNKKTQYLTVIYKPSKISLNKIEDEVGLAGHDTKDKKALDKNYNKLPACCAYRSGIAPH, from the coding sequence ATGAAGAATATAATTTCAGTATTGGCTCTTACATTATTGGTATTAATGATGATTTCTCCTGCCGATATAAATGCTCAAAAACCTAGTTCCAAAACGATTATTACCGATAGCCTTTTTGTTAGAGGTGTTTGTAATAGTTGTAAAGAGCGCATAGAGAATGCCGCCTTAATTAAAGGAGTAAAGAAAGTTTCCTGGAATAAGAAAACTCAATATTTAACAGTTATCTATAAGCCTTCAAAAATAAGTCTCAATAAGATTGAAGATGAGGTGGGGTTGGCCGGGCATGATACAAAAGACAAAAAAGCATTAGACAAAAACTATAACAAATTACCTGCATGTTGCGCCTATAGGTCAGGTATTGCTCCTCATTAA
- the mnmD gene encoding tRNA (5-methylaminomethyl-2-thiouridine)(34)-methyltransferase MnmD, whose translation MISLFCRMYQKRIITSEDGSHTIELIGQNEQYHSTHGAIQESNHVYIKNGLERVLQNIKTISVLEVGMGTGLNVLLTWIYAKENGLKINYHAIEAYPVEKDIWNQLNYSAQVNMPESEEIFSKIHDSKWNETFELDSNFSLTKMEESIIDSNLPNEEYDVVYFDAFNPDLEPELWTSELFEKIYCSMKPESVLSTYSTKGIVKRALKSCGFKIEKKPGPPGKREILNAIRQTI comes from the coding sequence ATGATTTCGTTATTTTGCCGAATGTATCAGAAAAGAATCATTACCAGTGAAGATGGCTCACATACCATTGAACTTATAGGCCAGAATGAGCAGTATCATTCCACCCATGGAGCCATTCAAGAATCTAATCATGTTTATATCAAAAACGGCTTGGAACGAGTATTACAAAACATCAAAACCATATCTGTTTTAGAAGTTGGAATGGGAACTGGGCTCAACGTTTTACTCACTTGGATTTATGCCAAAGAAAATGGACTTAAAATAAACTATCATGCTATTGAAGCCTATCCTGTTGAAAAGGATATTTGGAATCAGCTCAATTATTCTGCCCAAGTCAACATGCCAGAATCAGAAGAAATATTTTCAAAAATTCATGATTCTAAATGGAATGAAACTTTTGAATTAGATTCTAATTTCTCATTAACAAAAATGGAGGAGTCTATTATTGATTCTAATCTCCCTAACGAAGAATATGATGTGGTATATTTTGATGCTTTCAATCCCGATTTGGAGCCTGAATTATGGACCTCAGAATTGTTTGAGAAAATCTATTGTTCAATGAAACCTGAAAGTGTTTTGAGTACCTATAGTACCAAGGGAATAGTAAAACGAGCTCTGAAATCTTGCGGCTTTAAGATTGAGAAAAAACCAGGCCCTCCAGGGAAGAGGGAGATATTAAATGCAATAAGACAAACAATTTAA
- a CDS encoding urocanate hydratase: MEIATFKQQILQGIPEQLPSVKKYDEDINHAPIRKEILSPEEKKLALKNALRYFPEKHHAILAPEFAEELTDYGRIYMFRFRPDYAIHARHIDEFPHQSKQAASIMLMIMNNLDYAVAQHPHELITYGGNGAVFQNWAQYLLTMQYLATMTDEQTLTMYSGHPMGLFPSHKDAPRVVVTNGMVIPNYSKPDDWEKFNALGVSQYGQMTAGSFMYIGPQGIVHGTTITVMNGARKVAKEGENPFAGKLFLTAGLGGMSGAQPKAGNIAGVVSVCAEVNPKATHTRHSQGWVDELIDDLDVLVSRVKKAKENKEVVSIAYQGNIVDVWEKFAEKDVFVELGSDQTSLHNPWAGGYYPVDMSYEESNEMMAKQPELFKEKIQETLRRHAAAVNKHTARGTYFFDYGNAFLLEASRAGADVMAENGIDFKYPSYVQDIMGPMFFDYGFGPFRWVCTSNDPKDLEITDQIASDVLAEIMASSPKEIQGQMADNIQWIKGAQENKLVVGSQARILYADAEGRIKIAAAFNKAIEEGRITAPVVLGRDHHDVSGTDSPFRETSNIYDGSSFTADMAIQNVIGDSFRGATWVSIHNGGGVGWGEVINGGFGMLLDGSSDAERRLKSMLFWDVNNGISRRSWARNEEAVFAIKRAMDVNPDLKVTLPNFTDEKLIDGLF; the protein is encoded by the coding sequence ATGGAAATAGCAACATTCAAGCAACAAATATTACAAGGTATCCCTGAGCAATTACCTTCTGTAAAGAAGTATGACGAGGATATCAATCATGCTCCTATTCGTAAAGAAATTCTAAGTCCAGAAGAAAAGAAGTTGGCATTAAAAAATGCATTACGCTATTTCCCGGAAAAACATCATGCTATTTTGGCTCCAGAATTTGCTGAAGAATTAACAGATTATGGTCGTATTTATATGTTCCGTTTTCGTCCTGATTATGCTATTCATGCCCGTCATATCGATGAGTTTCCGCACCAAAGCAAACAAGCAGCTTCTATCATGCTTATGATTATGAACAATTTGGATTATGCAGTTGCTCAACATCCTCATGAGCTCATTACTTATGGTGGAAACGGTGCCGTTTTCCAAAACTGGGCTCAATACCTGCTCACTATGCAGTATTTAGCCACAATGACTGATGAGCAAACATTGACCATGTATTCCGGACATCCCATGGGATTATTTCCATCCCACAAAGATGCACCAAGAGTTGTGGTAACGAACGGAATGGTGATTCCTAATTATAGCAAACCAGACGATTGGGAAAAATTCAATGCTTTAGGCGTATCTCAATATGGTCAAATGACAGCAGGTTCATTTATGTATATTGGTCCTCAAGGAATTGTCCACGGAACTACCATTACCGTAATGAATGGAGCTCGAAAAGTAGCTAAAGAAGGTGAAAATCCATTTGCAGGAAAACTATTTTTAACTGCTGGCTTAGGTGGTATGTCTGGTGCACAACCAAAAGCTGGAAATATTGCTGGAGTGGTTTCTGTTTGTGCAGAAGTTAATCCTAAAGCAACACATACTCGTCATTCTCAAGGTTGGGTTGATGAGCTGATTGATGATTTAGATGTATTAGTAAGCCGAGTAAAAAAGGCTAAAGAAAATAAAGAAGTGGTTTCCATTGCTTACCAAGGAAACATTGTTGATGTTTGGGAGAAATTTGCAGAGAAGGATGTCTTTGTTGAATTGGGTTCAGACCAAACATCATTACACAACCCATGGGCTGGAGGATATTATCCAGTGGATATGAGTTATGAAGAGTCTAACGAGATGATGGCCAAACAGCCCGAGCTTTTCAAAGAAAAGATTCAAGAGACGCTGCGCCGTCATGCTGCTGCAGTTAACAAACATACCGCTCGTGGAACTTATTTCTTCGATTACGGTAATGCTTTCCTCCTAGAAGCTAGCCGCGCTGGAGCAGATGTGATGGCAGAAAATGGTATCGATTTCAAATACCCTTCTTACGTTCAAGATATTATGGGACCTATGTTTTTTGATTATGGTTTTGGTCCTTTCCGTTGGGTTTGTACTTCAAACGACCCTAAAGACTTAGAAATCACTGACCAGATTGCTAGTGATGTTCTAGCAGAAATCATGGCCAGTAGTCCTAAGGAAATCCAAGGCCAAATGGCTGATAATATTCAATGGATTAAAGGAGCACAAGAAAACAAACTAGTGGTGGGTTCTCAAGCTAGAATCCTTTATGCCGATGCAGAAGGAAGAATAAAAATTGCTGCTGCATTTAACAAGGCAATTGAAGAAGGTAGAATTACAGCTCCTGTAGTTTTAGGTCGTGATCACCATGATGTTTCTGGTACGGATAGCCCTTTCCGCGAAACTTCAAATATTTATGATGGTTCTTCATTCACTGCCGATATGGCGATTCAAAATGTCATTGGCGATTCTTTCAGAGGAGCTACTTGGGTAAGCATCCACAATGGTGGTGGTGTTGGCTGGGGAGAAGTAATTAACGGTGGCTTTGGCATGCTATTAGATGGTTCTTCCGATGCAGAGCGCAGATTAAAAAGCATGCTTTTCTGGGATGTAAATAATGGAATCAGCAGAAGAAGCTGGGCCAGAAACGAAGAAGCTGTATTTGCTATTAAACGTGCCATGGATGTAAATCCAGACCTGAAGGTTACACTACCAAATTTTACTGATGAGAAATTGATTGACGGTTTGTTTTAA
- a CDS encoding response regulator, which translates to MAEDPKYDAILQTLKRERLARKAAERVIEEKSSEIFRVNQELLGLNQNLERRIEERTKDIEKSNKELGIAMKIAEEATASKSLFLSNMSHEIRTPLNGIIGITELLLQDNQDSKLLKMLDSIKYSADNLIKIINEILDFSKIEAGKTDFERIDFNLKRLLNQLVSNMEFASKGKQIDLRYDIGKEVPDFVNGDPVKLTQVLTNLIGNAIKFTETGYVKLIVKAQRPYEYEHIEGVYFSVVDTGVGIPSNKLDSIFISFQQSDSSTTRKFGGTGLGLTISKNFVELQGGKMYVESELGKGSNFQFIYPCKPLKRKAQEYNMAAQEYKFSKLDVNILVVEDNKLNQFVASQFLNKWGARVDIANNGLEALHLLARKKYHIVLMDIQMPEMNGLDASREIRKENTSVLQRDIPIIALTANAFQDTKREIFLAGMNAFVSKPLIPKDLHLNIKNLI; encoded by the coding sequence ATGGCTGAAGATCCTAAATATGATGCTATATTACAAACTCTGAAAAGAGAGCGATTGGCAAGGAAAGCTGCAGAAAGAGTCATTGAAGAGAAAAGCAGTGAGATTTTCCGAGTCAACCAGGAATTACTAGGCCTCAATCAGAACCTAGAAAGAAGAATAGAGGAGCGTACTAAAGACATTGAAAAGAGTAATAAAGAGCTCGGAATAGCCATGAAAATTGCTGAGGAAGCTACTGCTTCAAAGTCATTGTTTTTATCAAATATGAGTCACGAAATTAGAACTCCTCTTAATGGGATTATAGGAATTACTGAGTTGCTTCTTCAAGATAATCAGGATAGTAAGCTTCTAAAGATGCTAGATTCTATTAAATATTCAGCAGATAATTTAATTAAAATTATAAATGAGATTTTGGATTTTTCTAAAATTGAAGCAGGGAAAACAGATTTTGAGAGAATAGATTTTAACTTGAAAAGATTGTTGAACCAGCTGGTGAGTAATATGGAATTCGCTAGTAAAGGAAAACAGATTGATTTGAGATATGATATTGGCAAAGAAGTTCCCGATTTTGTAAATGGAGATCCTGTGAAACTGACTCAGGTTTTAACTAACTTAATTGGAAATGCCATAAAATTCACTGAAACTGGATATGTAAAACTCATAGTGAAAGCCCAGAGACCTTATGAATATGAGCATATTGAAGGAGTCTATTTTTCTGTTGTGGATACTGGAGTTGGGATACCTAGCAATAAACTCGATAGTATTTTCATTAGTTTCCAGCAAAGTGATTCAAGTACAACGCGGAAATTTGGAGGAACAGGATTAGGGCTGACCATCAGTAAAAACTTTGTAGAGTTGCAAGGAGGAAAAATGTATGTAGAGAGTGAGTTGGGTAAGGGATCTAATTTCCAGTTCATATATCCTTGTAAGCCATTGAAGAGGAAAGCCCAAGAGTATAATATGGCTGCTCAAGAATATAAATTCTCCAAACTCGATGTAAACATTCTTGTTGTAGAAGATAATAAACTAAATCAATTTGTAGCTTCTCAGTTTCTTAATAAATGGGGTGCTAGAGTTGATATTGCTAATAATGGATTGGAAGCGCTGCACTTATTGGCGAGGAAAAAATATCATATTGTATTAATGGATATTCAAATGCCAGAAATGAATGGCCTGGATGCCTCAAGAGAGATTCGAAAAGAAAACACTTCGGTTCTCCAAAGAGATATTCCAATTATCGCACTTACCGCAAACGCATTTCAGGATACCAAACGCGAGATATTTCTAGCAGGAATGAATGCTTTTGTGTCGAAACCCTTGATACCAAAAGACCTTCATTTAAATATTAAAAATTTGATTTAA
- a CDS encoding acylphosphatase yields MRTLQIKVLGRVQGVGFRYYTNKRANEFNLKGYVKNMSDGSVYIEAEGENSVIKTFVSWCERGPAWSRVSELKISEIPFVGYESFEIK; encoded by the coding sequence ATGAGAACACTACAGATTAAAGTATTAGGTCGAGTTCAAGGAGTTGGATTTAGATATTATACAAACAAACGAGCTAATGAGTTCAATCTAAAAGGTTATGTGAAAAATATGAGTGATGGTTCTGTTTACATTGAAGCCGAAGGAGAGAATTCTGTTATTAAGACATTTGTGTCCTGGTGTGAAAGAGGCCCAGCATGGTCTAGGGTTTCTGAATTAAAAATCTCTGAAATACCCTTTGTAGGGTACGAGAGCTTTGAGATTAAATAG
- the crcB gene encoding fluoride efflux transporter CrcB, with protein sequence MKFLYLALGGSIGAILRYLVSLYSIKFLACGFPIGTLLVNLIGSFLIGFAFVLLGREQIAPNLKIFLFIGIFGSFTTFSTYMFESYEFFKMGDIKMALSYIAISNILGLLMVYLGFVLAEYIE encoded by the coding sequence ATGAAGTTTTTATATTTAGCCTTAGGAGGAAGTATTGGGGCAATACTTCGATATTTAGTCTCACTCTATTCCATTAAGTTTTTAGCTTGTGGTTTTCCCATTGGTACATTATTGGTGAATCTGATTGGGTCTTTTTTGATAGGTTTTGCCTTTGTGCTTTTAGGACGAGAGCAGATAGCGCCAAACTTAAAAATATTTCTTTTTATTGGTATCTTCGGAAGCTTTACCACTTTCAGTACTTATATGTTTGAGTCTTATGAGTTTTTTAAAATGGGCGATATAAAAATGGCCTTATCCTATATTGCCATTTCTAATATTTTAGGTTTGTTAATGGTGTATTTAGGTTTTGTATTGGCTGAGTATATTGAATAA
- a CDS encoding heme NO-binding domain-containing protein, with amino-acid sequence MKGIVFTEFIEFVEDKFGFEISNDIIIESQLKSGGVYTAVGTYDFQEMLSLLMSLHAKTKIPIPDLLEVFGKHLFYRFVDLYPDFVHKSLGLFGFIEKIDDYIHVEVKKLYPDAELPKLTVKAKTKDAMVVLYKSERKLGNFALGLLKSAAEFFNEPLSISMQTLEEDGSVVQFTLNRSDG; translated from the coding sequence ATGAAAGGCATAGTATTTACAGAATTTATTGAATTTGTTGAAGATAAATTTGGTTTCGAAATTAGTAACGATATTATTATTGAGTCACAATTAAAATCAGGTGGCGTATATACTGCTGTAGGGACTTACGATTTCCAAGAAATGTTAAGCCTCTTGATGAGTCTTCACGCAAAAACTAAAATTCCAATTCCTGATTTATTAGAAGTTTTTGGTAAGCACTTGTTCTATCGGTTTGTAGATTTATATCCAGACTTTGTGCACAAATCATTAGGGTTGTTTGGCTTTATTGAGAAGATAGATGATTATATTCATGTGGAAGTAAAGAAGTTGTACCCTGATGCTGAGCTGCCCAAATTAACTGTGAAAGCAAAGACTAAAGATGCTATGGTGGTGTTATATAAATCGGAACGAAAGCTAGGGAATTTTGCTTTAGGTCTTTTGAAATCTGCAGCTGAGTTTTTTAATGAACCCTTGTCCATCAGTATGCAAACTTTAGAGGAGGATGGTTCTGTTGTTCAATTTACACTAAATAGATCCGATGGCTGA
- a CDS encoding TonB-dependent receptor, with protein MRIIVFICSFFFVLGLFAQQNPVLKGKVTEQNSEALVGANVYWLGTNIGGSSDVNGLFEIEESAKSRTLIISFTGFVNDTILIQNQSFVEVVLQSSVELNEVEVAARVKTTSINFMDPIKVETIGEEELCKAACCNLSESFETNPSVDASFTDAVTGTRQIQMLGLAGPYTQITRENIPDIRGLSAIYGLEYTPGPWVESISLIKGTGTVVNGYESIAGQIDVSLRKPQTMDRLYVNLFANQDGRLEANVNLKTDLNDKWSTALLLHAKNNYNRHDKNEDGFLDMPLGHSLIALNRWNYNYNGVVWDFGVKATMIDHIGGQNNFYKSDIGSNEIWGMHTNTKRVEAWSKSGFVFANHPNKSMGLQLSGIYHDFTSDFGLREYDAKQQSFYANYIFQNTLENDAHMYKIGASFVYDDYQQSLAQTPFNHTEIIPGAFAEYTYNWEERLNIVAGLRGDYHNHYGFFMTPRLHMRYLLTDDLVIRASAGRGQRTAQIISENIGVLASNRAVLVSAVDNDKPYGLDAEVAWNYGVNLSYEFELDYRTAVISFDVYRTQFENQIIVDLDSDVRQVQFYNLSGNSFSNSLQAQFDYELINRFDVRLAYRWYDVKATYGGELMDKPFVSTHRAFANLAYETRNSWKFDATLNWQGQKRLPSTMDNPVEYQRASQSPDFYLLNAQITKVWNDKLDIYLGIENILDYKQNDPIVAADQPFRENFDASMVWGPVFGRNIYIGLRYRIK; from the coding sequence ATGAGGATAATAGTATTTATTTGTTCGTTTTTCTTTGTGTTGGGATTATTTGCGCAACAAAATCCTGTACTAAAAGGAAAAGTTACCGAACAAAATAGTGAAGCCTTGGTTGGTGCTAATGTTTATTGGTTAGGGACTAATATTGGAGGAAGTTCTGATGTTAATGGTTTATTTGAAATTGAGGAGTCTGCAAAATCGAGGACTCTTATTATCAGTTTTACTGGTTTTGTTAATGATACCATCCTCATTCAAAATCAATCCTTTGTGGAGGTGGTTTTGCAGTCCTCTGTTGAGTTGAACGAGGTAGAAGTAGCTGCACGAGTGAAAACTACGAGTATCAATTTCATGGACCCCATAAAAGTAGAAACCATTGGAGAAGAAGAACTCTGCAAGGCTGCTTGTTGTAATTTGAGTGAGAGTTTTGAAACTAATCCTTCTGTTGATGCATCATTTACCGATGCTGTGACCGGAACAAGGCAAATTCAAATGCTGGGATTGGCTGGTCCATATACTCAAATCACTCGTGAAAACATCCCCGATATTAGAGGATTGTCGGCCATTTATGGCTTAGAATATACACCAGGCCCTTGGGTAGAAAGTATCAGTTTGATAAAAGGAACTGGAACGGTTGTAAATGGATATGAAAGTATTGCCGGTCAAATTGATGTTTCCTTGAGAAAGCCTCAAACCATGGATAGACTTTATGTGAATCTGTTTGCAAACCAAGATGGAAGACTAGAGGCTAATGTGAATTTAAAAACTGATTTGAACGATAAGTGGTCTACAGCCTTATTACTTCATGCCAAGAATAATTATAATCGACATGATAAAAATGAAGATGGCTTTTTAGATATGCCTTTAGGTCATAGTTTGATTGCTTTAAATAGATGGAACTATAATTATAATGGAGTAGTTTGGGATTTTGGAGTAAAAGCAACTATGATTGATCATATTGGAGGGCAGAATAATTTCTATAAAAGTGATATCGGCTCCAATGAAATTTGGGGAATGCATACCAATACAAAAAGGGTAGAAGCTTGGAGTAAATCAGGATTTGTATTTGCAAATCACCCCAATAAAAGTATGGGCTTGCAGTTGTCTGGAATTTATCATGACTTTACAAGCGATTTTGGCTTACGAGAATATGATGCCAAACAACAAAGCTTTTATGCCAATTATATATTCCAAAATACTTTGGAAAACGATGCTCACATGTATAAAATAGGAGCAAGCTTTGTTTATGATGATTATCAACAATCTTTGGCTCAAACTCCATTTAATCATACAGAAATAATTCCAGGTGCTTTTGCTGAATATACTTATAATTGGGAAGAAAGGTTGAATATTGTAGCGGGTTTGAGAGGAGACTATCATAATCATTATGGCTTTTTTATGACACCGCGTTTACACATGCGATACTTGTTGACAGATGATTTAGTCATACGAGCATCTGCCGGAAGAGGTCAAAGAACAGCACAAATAATTTCTGAGAACATTGGTGTTTTAGCTAGTAATAGAGCTGTTTTAGTAAGTGCTGTTGATAATGATAAGCCCTATGGATTAGATGCTGAAGTGGCCTGGAATTATGGTGTAAATCTGAGTTATGAATTTGAACTGGATTATAGAACTGCTGTAATTAGTTTTGACGTTTATAGAACACAATTTGAAAACCAAATCATTGTGGATTTAGACAGCGATGTTCGTCAAGTACAGTTTTATAATCTCTCCGGAAATTCCTTTTCCAATAGTTTACAAGCCCAATTTGATTATGAGTTAATAAACAGGTTCGATGTTCGTTTGGCCTATCGTTGGTACGATGTTAAGGCAACCTATGGAGGTGAACTTATGGATAAGCCATTTGTATCTACTCATCGTGCTTTTGCTAACCTAGCTTATGAAACTAGAAATAGCTGGAAGTTCGATGCGACCCTAAATTGGCAAGGGCAGAAGCGATTGCCTTCAACTATGGATAATCCTGTTGAGTATCAAAGAGCGAGTCAGTCTCCTGATTTCTACTTGCTCAATGCACAGATTACAAAGGTGTGGAACGATAAATTGGATATTTATCTTGGAATAGAGAATATTCTAGATTATAAACAAAATGATCCAATTGTAGCTGCTGACCAACCCTTTAGGGAGAATTTTGACGCTTCTATGGTTTGGGGACCAGTCTTTGGTAGAAATATATACATAGGTTTAAGATATAGAATTAAATAA